Proteins from a single region of Diorhabda sublineata isolate icDioSubl1.1 chromosome 2, icDioSubl1.1, whole genome shotgun sequence:
- the LOC130452903 gene encoding RNA-binding protein 42 produces MDKNKYRNMEDEMSRFEAEISATPMLNSYGPTYIPGFGAIPPPTILIPQQVSKGPKRYDSGYSSHISQPAVVSAKPTLYAPPKLVTTTQSHPQPAPMQSVDFMALQNEVEKKLKKLKNEKVSAELAISQGKASSALQSFGPEEYKRKSSKNRKLMRTAGGQTWEDPSLSDWSEDDFRIFCGDLGNDVTDELLTRTFNKYPSFQKAKVIRDKRTNKSKGYGFVSYKDPADFTKAMKELNGRYVGSRPIKLRKSTWRNRCIDVVKKKEKEKAALLNLLTSGTDK; encoded by the exons atggataaaaataaatatagaaacatGGAAGACGAAATGAGCAG GTTTGAAGCGGAGATATCTGCAACACCAATGTTAAATTCATATGGACCAACATACATACCTGGATTTGGTGCAATACCACCACCAACAATTCTAATTCCCCAACAAGTATCTAAAGGACCAAAAAGGTATGATAGTGGATACTCAAGTCACATAAGTCAACCTGCTGTAGTATCTGCCAAACCTACTCTGTATGCTCCTCCTAAATTAGTAACCACTACTCAGTCACACCCCCAACCAGCACCTATGCAATCTGTTGATTTCATGGCATTACAAAACgaagttgagaaaaaattgaagaaattgaaaaatgaaaaagttagtgCTGAATTGGCTATTTCCCAAG GAAAAGCCAGTAGTGCTTTACAGTCTTTTGGTCCTGaagaatataaaagaaaaagtagtaaaaatagaaaacttaTGAGGACCGCCGGTGGTCAAACTTGGGAAGATCCTTCTTTATCCGATTGGTCAGAGGATGATTTTAG GATATTTTGTGGAGATCTTGGTAATGACGTTACGGATGAATTGTTGACAAGAACATTTAATAAATATCCTTCTTTCCAAAAAGCAAAAGTAATTAGAGACAAGAGAACAAATAAAAGTAAAGGATATGGATTTGTTAGCTACAAAGATCCTGCAGATTTTACAAAAGCTATGAAAGAATTAAAtg gcCGATATGTTGGTAGCAGACCGATAAAACTGAGGAAAAGCACCTGGAGAAATCGATGTATAGATGTcgtaaagaaaaaagaaaaagagaaagcGGCATTATTGAATTTACTAACTTCCGGCACTGATAAATAA
- the LOC130452904 gene encoding 60S ribosomal protein L21 has product MTNSKGYRRGTRDLFARKFKEHGVIPLSTYLKVYKVGDIVDIKGNGAVQKGMPHKVYHGKTGRVFNVTAHALGVIVNKRVRGRIIPKRINIRIEHVNHSKCRQDFLQRVKSNEKLRKEAKEKNIKVELKRQPAQPRPAHIVSGKVPAQVLAPIPYEFIA; this is encoded by the coding sequence ATGACCAATTCAAAGGGTTATCGTAGAGGAACTAGGGATCTCTTCGCCCGCAAATTCAAAGAACATGGAGTAATTCCACTTTCTACATACTTGAAAGTTTACAAAGTAGGGGATATCGTAGATATCAAAGGCAATGGTGCTGTTCAGAAAGGTATGCCTCATAAAGTATATCATGGTAAAACTGGTCGTGTTTTTAACGTAACCGCACATGCTCTCGGTGTAATTGTAAACAAAAGAGTTCGCGGCAGAATCATCCCCAAAAGAATCAATATCCGTATTGAACATGTAAACCACTCCAAATGTCGCCAGGATTTCTTGCAAAGGGTAAAATCCAATGAAAAACTCCGTAAAGAAGCAAAGGAAAAGAACATCAAAGTAGAACTTAAGAGACAACCTGCCCAACCTAGGCCTGCACATATTGTCAGTGGAAAGGTTCCAGCACAAGTGCTCGCTCCAATTCCATATGAATTTATTGCTTAG